Proteins found in one Bremerella volcania genomic segment:
- a CDS encoding efflux RND transporter permease subunit: MKKLFERWIALRWLLLAVGIALTVGAVYLGQGLSFDRSIENMFAAEDPLIQSHERFNRIFGGNEVILGVYKDDQLFAVDGTGLDKVRAVRTQIEALDGVKEVLSLDRKLTRGFVLDPESDAGIKLKELFAGYTHNRDGNIVALPIQLTPKSETTVSRVELIGQVRAIFDGLPGGMITGEPVMVVDGFKYVEEDGDRLGWATSLLLAAVILLVFRNIRWMIIAIVVVQVTLQWTHAALAVSGLQLSMVSSMLTAIVTVIGVATVVHYILRFRQYRDEGQEPKEALASASAYLLAPVFWACATDAVGFSALLITSVGPVHDFGIMMAVGAMLVLPAVLVFLPGLVLAGSPWIVDPASPWGDAKLSSGLSRTINSIVKRPVILMVLILLAFAVSLWGAARLRVESDFTKNFRETTPIVQAYAFVEDELGGAGVWDVAIPAPEHLTWEYIQEVQALEDRLRTEVPELSKVLSLADVVSAMMEAAEKKSPFRLPKYSLMRVGMGLLRDQLPETLNSLYSNDPENPDEYWFRIMLLSKERQDAQTKQETIEAVRRVVADFYAQKQAEAKVAEEDGEMAVHDGEPIVSGFFVLLTHLIDSLIRDQWESFALAIAGIGVTMTLAFRSLKMALLALIPNILPILMVTGAFGLLGYRINMGAAMIAAVSMGLGVDASIHYIYGFQRSIAGGLTPSQALVEVQQSVGKAVIFATFALIAGFSVLCVSDFVPTIYFGVLVGLTMLGALVGNLIILPLLIKLLVIGRTEPQV; the protein is encoded by the coding sequence GTGAAGAAACTATTCGAAAGATGGATCGCCCTTCGCTGGCTGCTCTTGGCGGTTGGCATTGCGCTGACGGTAGGGGCCGTCTATCTCGGGCAGGGGCTCTCGTTTGACCGTTCCATCGAAAACATGTTCGCGGCGGAAGATCCTCTTATTCAATCGCACGAACGATTTAATCGGATTTTCGGCGGCAACGAGGTCATTTTAGGCGTTTACAAGGACGATCAGCTATTCGCCGTGGATGGTACTGGTCTGGATAAGGTTCGGGCGGTACGAACTCAGATCGAAGCTTTGGACGGCGTCAAAGAAGTTCTTTCCCTTGATCGAAAGTTGACCAGAGGCTTCGTGCTTGATCCCGAGTCAGATGCCGGCATCAAGTTGAAAGAGCTATTCGCCGGTTACACCCACAATCGAGATGGCAACATCGTTGCCTTGCCGATTCAACTCACGCCCAAGAGTGAAACAACGGTAAGTCGTGTTGAGTTGATCGGGCAGGTTCGGGCTATTTTCGACGGACTTCCTGGCGGGATGATCACAGGCGAGCCGGTTATGGTCGTCGATGGTTTCAAATACGTGGAAGAGGATGGAGATCGATTGGGTTGGGCGACTTCCCTTCTCTTGGCGGCGGTGATTCTTCTCGTCTTTCGCAACATCCGCTGGATGATAATCGCGATCGTTGTCGTGCAGGTCACGTTGCAGTGGACCCATGCAGCCTTGGCCGTCAGCGGTTTGCAACTGAGTATGGTCAGTTCGATGCTAACGGCGATTGTGACCGTCATTGGCGTCGCCACGGTCGTGCATTACATCCTGCGTTTTCGCCAGTATCGCGACGAAGGACAAGAGCCGAAGGAGGCCTTGGCGTCCGCATCTGCGTACCTGTTGGCCCCCGTATTCTGGGCGTGTGCGACCGATGCGGTCGGGTTCTCGGCGCTGCTAATCACCAGCGTTGGGCCAGTGCACGACTTCGGCATCATGATGGCCGTCGGAGCCATGCTAGTGTTGCCGGCGGTCTTGGTGTTTCTGCCTGGGTTGGTCCTGGCCGGCAGTCCTTGGATCGTGGACCCTGCCAGCCCCTGGGGGGATGCCAAGCTGAGTTCTGGTTTATCGCGAACGATCAACTCTATCGTGAAACGCCCGGTGATTCTCATGGTGTTGATCCTGCTGGCGTTTGCCGTGTCGTTGTGGGGAGCTGCCCGGCTTCGCGTGGAAAGTGATTTCACGAAGAACTTCCGCGAGACCACGCCAATTGTTCAGGCCTATGCGTTCGTCGAGGATGAATTGGGCGGGGCCGGCGTATGGGACGTGGCCATTCCGGCGCCTGAGCACCTGACCTGGGAGTACATTCAGGAAGTGCAGGCCCTGGAGGATCGCCTGAGAACCGAAGTCCCGGAACTTTCCAAGGTGCTGAGCCTGGCCGATGTGGTTTCGGCGATGATGGAGGCCGCTGAGAAGAAAAGTCCCTTCCGCCTGCCAAAATATTCTTTGATGCGAGTTGGCATGGGTTTGCTTCGAGACCAACTCCCAGAGACGCTCAATTCGCTGTACTCGAATGACCCCGAAAACCCGGATGAGTATTGGTTCCGAATCATGCTTCTTTCGAAGGAGCGACAAGACGCTCAGACCAAACAGGAAACGATTGAGGCCGTGCGACGCGTCGTCGCCGACTTCTACGCTCAGAAGCAGGCCGAAGCCAAAGTGGCCGAAGAAGATGGCGAAATGGCGGTCCACGATGGCGAACCGATCGTCAGTGGGTTCTTCGTGCTGCTAACGCACCTGATTGACAGCCTGATTCGTGATCAGTGGGAGTCATTTGCATTGGCGATTGCCGGGATCGGGGTAACCATGACACTCGCGTTTCGCAGCTTGAAGATGGCCCTGTTGGCTCTTATTCCCAACATACTACCCATTTTGATGGTCACCGGAGCATTTGGCCTGCTGGGATACCGTATCAATATGGGGGCAGCAATGATCGCCGCCGTTTCCATGGGGCTGGGGGTCGATGCTTCGATTCACTACATTTATGGTTTTCAGCGAAGCATCGCCGGCGGCTTAACCCCCAGTCAGGCCCTGGTTGAGGTCCAACAGAGCGTCGGAAAAGCGGTGATATTTGCCACGTTTGCCTTAATTGCAGGCTTCAGCGTTCTGTGCGTAAGTGATTTTGTGCCTACGATTTACTTCGGCGTATTGGTGGGACTGACCATGTTGGGGGCGCTGGTCGGAAACCTGATCATCTTGCCGCTTCTAATCAAGCTTCTGGTGATCGGACGGACTGAGCCACAAGTTTGA
- a CDS encoding DUF6677 family protein, with the protein MSNDAGSAPPTAGQDPFAPVPVDLKNPTTAIFLAWLIPGAGHLYQGRRGKGILFLVCILSIYFLGLSMGGGRVVYAKWDNEEKRLPLICQLGVGLPTLPALAQSLLVRQKMEPIEIGGVRIMAPPIDGEMAELHRTYGYLFEMGTLYTMIAGLLNVLVIYDAGAGPVWMVPDSEKKKRAKEDDTGAEDAPESDAKNSEAKERSASS; encoded by the coding sequence ATGTCGAATGATGCCGGGTCTGCTCCTCCAACCGCAGGCCAAGATCCTTTCGCTCCTGTTCCTGTGGATCTGAAAAACCCCACCACTGCCATCTTCCTCGCATGGCTAATTCCAGGTGCGGGACACCTCTACCAGGGGCGCCGTGGTAAAGGGATCTTGTTCTTGGTTTGCATTCTCTCAATTTACTTCCTCGGCCTGTCGATGGGCGGTGGCCGGGTCGTTTATGCAAAGTGGGACAACGAAGAGAAGCGACTCCCTCTGATTTGCCAGCTAGGCGTTGGCCTGCCTACACTTCCGGCACTGGCCCAGTCGCTATTGGTGCGTCAGAAAATGGAGCCGATTGAGATCGGCGGCGTTCGCATCATGGCACCTCCGATCGATGGCGAAATGGCCGAGCTTCATCGCACGTACGGCTATCTGTTTGAGATGGGTACCTTGTACACGATGATCGCCGGACTGCTGAACGTACTGGTGATTTACGATGCCGGAGCAGGCCCCGTCTGGATGGTCCCTGATTCCGAGAAAAAGAAAAGAGCCAAAGAGGATGACACTGGGGCTGAAGATGCGCCCGAGTCCGACGCGAAAAACTCCGAGGCAAAAGAACGCTCCGCGTCCTCCTAA
- a CDS encoding carbohydrate ABC transporter permease codes for MDNYEQLANEFATGTGISHALWNTGYYALLSVPLSIVLGVGLATLLSCDIRGQSIFRTLFYLPSVIPVVAASILWMWLLNPADGLVNSILGWLGLWQPQWFASPAEFVSPNSLTEAAWANNSAPIGSKDALVLMSLWGMGNFMVIYLAAIGDIPKSLYEAARIDGAGPIRRFVNVTLPLLTPIIFFNLVMGLIQSVQAFTQIYIVSEGRGAPADSTLVISLHLFLSAFQHLNMGYASAVAWLLFALLGVATWFLFSTSRRWVYEGVR; via the coding sequence ATGGATAACTACGAGCAACTGGCCAATGAATTCGCCACCGGTACCGGCATTTCCCATGCCCTATGGAACACCGGTTACTACGCGTTGCTCTCGGTGCCGCTGTCCATCGTTTTGGGGGTAGGCCTGGCAACGCTCCTCTCGTGCGACATCCGGGGGCAGTCGATCTTTCGCACGCTGTTTTACCTGCCGTCGGTCATTCCGGTGGTTGCTGCGAGTATCTTGTGGATGTGGCTCTTGAATCCGGCCGATGGCCTGGTGAATTCGATTCTTGGCTGGCTCGGCCTTTGGCAGCCGCAATGGTTTGCCTCGCCGGCAGAGTTTGTTTCGCCCAATTCCCTCACCGAAGCGGCCTGGGCAAACAACTCGGCTCCGATCGGATCGAAGGATGCCCTCGTTCTGATGAGTTTGTGGGGCATGGGCAATTTCATGGTGATTTACCTGGCGGCGATTGGTGACATCCCGAAATCGCTTTACGAAGCTGCCCGGATCGACGGAGCAGGGCCCATTCGTCGATTCGTGAACGTCACGCTACCGCTGCTCACGCCAATTATCTTTTTCAATCTCGTCATGGGGCTTATTCAATCAGTTCAAGCCTTCACGCAGATCTACATCGTCAGCGAAGGGCGCGGTGCCCCGGCTGATTCGACCCTCGTGATCAGCTTGCATCTGTTTCTCAGTGCGTTCCAACATCTGAACATGGGGTACGCGTCGGCCGTGGCATGGCTGTTGTTTGCCTTGCTGGGCGTAGCAACCTGGTTCTTGTTCTCCACTTCCCGGCGGTGGGTATACGAGGGGGTACGCTGA
- a CDS encoding extracellular solute-binding protein, with protein sequence MNVISSLRGMLATAAIIVLGGGLLVSQQLLTASDTHTPSNREEVVFWHFWGGADRAIVEDVAKRFNESQDDYYVRAIAMPGNNLDLKFFLSVTGGDPPDLLNIDDPVIADWGHRGAILALDEVASPDEVDRLEKWLFPAARRLVTYQDRLYGVPNGLDIRALYVNKTMLARYGLSPPKTIADLDHIAETIAPPGQAEAYQHHGYLPDSRRIWAWGPVFSGQFYDSNDGRVTLTTPQIESALAWMASYRKRYGPSEIARFRHGDQSLPGKTFPLFAERYAVVMDGQWRVRDIRAFQKSQAEKRIEVTQFDAIPLPVPPGGKPNAGWVNGNNFVIPRGANASRGAWEFIKFWCGFDGKEAAAATTCVAGGWIPVSPHVVDEPTFQQFLQEEPLFRTFIELAGSKNQYPVPVIPGAPYFNNEVKNLAELAMSSSTEPNLRQMLQETEARIQSHIDRARNEP encoded by the coding sequence ATGAACGTTATCTCCTCGCTTCGTGGAATGCTGGCCACCGCCGCTATTATCGTGCTCGGGGGCGGTCTGCTGGTCTCGCAACAACTGTTGACCGCGAGCGACACACACACACCCAGCAATCGCGAAGAGGTCGTGTTCTGGCACTTCTGGGGTGGAGCCGATCGGGCGATCGTCGAGGATGTTGCCAAGCGATTTAACGAGTCGCAGGATGACTATTACGTACGCGCGATTGCAATGCCTGGCAACAACCTCGACCTGAAGTTTTTCCTTAGCGTTACCGGAGGCGATCCACCTGACCTACTGAATATCGATGATCCCGTGATCGCCGATTGGGGGCATCGCGGAGCGATTCTGGCACTGGACGAAGTCGCGTCTCCCGATGAAGTCGATCGACTCGAGAAGTGGCTTTTCCCAGCGGCGCGTCGGCTGGTCACTTACCAGGATCGCCTCTACGGCGTCCCCAATGGACTTGATATTCGAGCCTTGTACGTCAACAAAACGATGCTCGCGCGCTATGGGCTATCCCCACCAAAAACGATCGCCGATCTGGATCATATCGCCGAGACTATCGCTCCGCCGGGCCAAGCCGAAGCTTATCAACATCACGGGTACCTGCCAGATTCGCGACGTATTTGGGCCTGGGGCCCTGTCTTTAGCGGGCAGTTCTACGATTCAAACGATGGACGCGTCACGCTAACGACGCCCCAAATCGAATCCGCTTTGGCTTGGATGGCCAGTTACCGCAAACGCTACGGTCCATCCGAGATCGCCCGCTTCCGTCACGGCGATCAATCGCTTCCTGGCAAGACATTCCCGCTATTTGCTGAGCGATATGCGGTGGTCATGGATGGTCAGTGGCGTGTGCGGGACATTCGGGCATTTCAGAAATCACAGGCTGAGAAGCGAATAGAGGTCACTCAATTCGATGCAATTCCCCTGCCTGTTCCCCCTGGCGGCAAACCCAACGCCGGCTGGGTCAACGGCAATAACTTTGTGATCCCACGAGGAGCGAATGCGTCGCGCGGAGCCTGGGAGTTCATCAAGTTTTGGTGCGGCTTTGATGGAAAGGAAGCCGCAGCCGCCACGACCTGCGTAGCGGGCGGCTGGATCCCCGTTTCACCGCACGTGGTCGATGAGCCGACCTTTCAGCAGTTCCTGCAAGAGGAACCGCTCTTCCGCACATTCATCGAACTCGCCGGCAGCAAGAACCAATACCCAGTTCCCGTCATTCCTGGGGCTCCCTACTTCAACAACGAGGTCAAGAACCTTGCCGAGTTAGCTATGTCTAGCTCGACCGAACCAAATCTTCGCCAAATGCTGCAAGAAACTGAGGCCAGGATTCAGTCGCACATCGACCGCGCAAGGAACGAACCATGA
- a CDS encoding AAA family ATPase: MSPFFESPAYLEAVARLEYALARRDRVAVLTGPLGSGKSTLLEKWTTKLRRGGSIVPYLQTPGTFEQDFLWELAIQLKADVGLATTPTELWFQIREQLTTYALEERQVVVVVDHVEEMAQETADILLTLARLHCGATTGGSLILSVDSTKLRSFDLRLLKMADLKIELEAWTCEDVAHFTRTYQAAFPGSPLTLDDAAIQAVSQHSEGLPRVISQILDLSRLALEASESQSVTPETVEAIREELL; the protein is encoded by the coding sequence ATGAGTCCGTTTTTCGAGAGCCCAGCTTACCTGGAAGCCGTTGCCCGACTTGAGTACGCTCTTGCGCGTCGCGATCGTGTCGCGGTACTGACCGGGCCTCTGGGAAGCGGTAAATCGACTCTACTCGAAAAGTGGACGACCAAGCTTCGTCGCGGCGGATCGATTGTTCCCTACTTGCAGACCCCTGGCACGTTCGAGCAAGACTTTCTGTGGGAACTCGCCATCCAACTGAAAGCCGACGTTGGACTTGCCACGACGCCAACGGAGCTATGGTTTCAGATTCGCGAGCAGTTGACGACCTATGCCTTGGAAGAGCGCCAGGTCGTTGTCGTTGTGGATCACGTCGAAGAAATGGCCCAGGAAACGGCAGATATCTTGCTGACATTGGCCCGTTTACATTGCGGAGCAACGACCGGAGGATCGCTGATCCTATCGGTCGATAGTACGAAACTCCGTTCGTTCGATCTGCGGCTCTTGAAGATGGCCGACTTAAAGATCGAACTCGAAGCCTGGACGTGCGAAGACGTCGCTCACTTCACCCGGACGTACCAGGCAGCTTTCCCCGGCTCTCCCCTTACGCTCGACGATGCTGCGATCCAAGCGGTATCGCAGCACTCGGAAGGGCTTCCTCGGGTGATTTCGCAGATTCTCGATCTCTCGCGACTGGCCCTCGAAGCCAGTGAATCTCAGTCGGTAACGCCTGAGACGGTGGAAGCAATTCGCGAAGAACTTCTTTGA
- a CDS encoding penicillin acylase family protein, protein MEFPRLARDISIERDEAGVPHITAKSLDDALYGLGYMHATDRLTQILFARAIASGQAAETIAARDELLETDRFFRRIGLHRNQPRERDYWPEETQKEVQHYCSGVNDGMKAVGHTLPMWAIGFEAAPWEPVSVLYIGNLLSFGGLAVSQLENERIVIELIQAGGDEAALRELFPGRLDHVDFDLVRQVHHVRRMSDEALEVLMDLPRLAGSNAWVVGPSKTKSGSPLLCSDPHLETNRLPAIWYEAVLKWDGEYAIGATLPGCPLFAVGRTKKVSWGVTYMKGDTTDFFIEEVRKSQEGNWQYRREDDWIDYQIREEAIGCKGKPPETMRVFENPQGILEVDPEQFGDGFYFSLAWTGLFPHSGMAIASWLDMLKAESTSHALDVAKECPQPTLCWVVGDADGNIGLQGNGRFPRRRNDVSGLGPVAAWDARNHWQGTIATDKLPRVYNPQCGYIATANEDINEPGKPKFVSQTLPDYRKRRIVERLEELIEITPEDMQQLQYDLLSVQAREILPILLVYAPDELKQRLAGWDYRYAPDSTEAVAFQRFYRNTLLEIFGHERGMGPRRTLYLVSRAGFSSMIIAACDAVLKKDISLWWQTRDKGEMIHTAGEKVLLEREITWGEFNNFHFTDRFFGGGQVGRLLGFDSPKYPMPGCHATVFQGHVLQTATRESTFAPSYHFVTDMSTDQAWTNLPGGPCESRFSWYYKSDVPLWMEGEYKKLAPKWEATETSQPEESPRIPPP, encoded by the coding sequence ATGGAATTTCCCCGTTTAGCAAGAGATATTTCGATCGAGCGAGATGAGGCGGGCGTGCCCCACATCACCGCCAAGTCCCTTGATGACGCACTGTATGGCTTAGGGTACATGCATGCGACTGATCGACTGACCCAGATTCTCTTTGCCCGGGCTATCGCCTCGGGGCAAGCGGCCGAAACGATTGCAGCTCGCGACGAGTTATTGGAAACGGATCGTTTTTTCCGTCGTATCGGGCTGCATCGAAATCAACCTCGCGAGCGAGATTACTGGCCGGAAGAAACGCAGAAAGAGGTCCAGCATTATTGCTCGGGTGTCAACGACGGGATGAAGGCCGTCGGACATACCCTGCCTATGTGGGCCATTGGCTTCGAAGCAGCCCCCTGGGAACCGGTGTCCGTCTTGTACATCGGTAATCTCCTTAGCTTTGGCGGGCTCGCGGTCAGTCAGTTGGAAAACGAAAGGATCGTCATCGAACTCATTCAGGCAGGAGGCGATGAGGCGGCATTGCGGGAACTCTTCCCAGGCCGGTTAGACCACGTCGACTTCGACTTGGTACGGCAAGTACATCACGTACGGCGAATGTCCGACGAAGCGCTGGAAGTGTTGATGGATCTGCCGCGTCTGGCTGGAAGCAATGCTTGGGTGGTAGGGCCATCCAAAACGAAAAGTGGCAGTCCCCTGCTCTGCTCCGATCCACACTTGGAAACCAACCGGTTACCGGCGATCTGGTACGAAGCCGTATTGAAGTGGGATGGCGAATACGCGATCGGGGCCACCTTGCCTGGTTGCCCGTTGTTTGCCGTGGGGCGTACGAAGAAGGTCAGCTGGGGTGTCACCTACATGAAAGGGGACACGACGGACTTCTTCATCGAAGAGGTGCGTAAGTCGCAAGAAGGAAACTGGCAGTATCGCCGCGAAGACGATTGGATCGACTATCAAATTCGTGAAGAGGCGATTGGCTGCAAGGGCAAGCCGCCAGAAACGATGCGTGTGTTTGAAAACCCGCAAGGCATTCTAGAGGTGGATCCGGAACAATTTGGAGACGGCTTTTACTTCTCATTGGCGTGGACCGGTCTGTTTCCCCACTCCGGCATGGCGATCGCGTCATGGCTTGATATGCTCAAAGCCGAAAGTACATCCCACGCATTGGATGTCGCCAAGGAGTGTCCACAACCGACGCTTTGTTGGGTAGTTGGCGACGCGGATGGCAATATTGGTCTGCAAGGCAACGGGCGATTCCCTCGCCGCAGGAACGATGTGTCTGGCCTTGGTCCCGTTGCGGCGTGGGATGCAAGGAACCACTGGCAAGGAACGATTGCAACGGACAAGTTGCCGCGGGTCTACAACCCGCAGTGCGGGTATATTGCCACGGCGAACGAAGACATTAATGAGCCAGGCAAACCGAAGTTCGTCAGCCAAACGCTGCCCGACTATCGAAAGCGACGGATTGTCGAGCGGCTGGAAGAATTGATCGAAATCACGCCTGAAGATATGCAGCAGTTGCAATACGACTTGTTGAGCGTTCAGGCACGCGAGATTCTTCCGATACTGCTGGTGTACGCACCCGACGAACTGAAGCAAAGACTGGCTGGATGGGACTACCGGTATGCCCCAGATAGTACCGAGGCGGTCGCGTTTCAGCGGTTCTATCGAAATACGCTTCTCGAAATTTTCGGGCACGAACGGGGCATGGGACCGCGACGCACCTTGTACCTTGTATCACGCGCTGGCTTTTCGAGCATGATCATTGCAGCATGTGATGCGGTATTAAAGAAGGACATCTCGCTCTGGTGGCAAACACGCGACAAGGGGGAGATGATCCATACAGCGGGCGAGAAAGTCTTGTTGGAACGGGAAATCACCTGGGGTGAGTTTAACAACTTTCACTTTACCGATCGCTTCTTTGGCGGTGGCCAAGTGGGCAGATTGCTGGGATTTGATAGCCCTAAGTATCCCATGCCGGGGTGTCATGCGACGGTGTTCCAAGGGCACGTTCTGCAAACGGCCACACGCGAGTCAACTTTCGCGCCGAGTTATCACTTCGTCACGGATATGAGCACTGACCAGGCTTGGACGAACTTGCCAGGTGGGCCATGCGAAAGCCGCTTCTCGTGGTACTACAAGAGCGACGTGCCCCTTTGGATGGAGGGAGAATACAAGAAGCTTGCCCCGAAGTGGGAAGCTACAGAGACCAGCCAGCCAGAAGAATCACCACGAATACCACCCCCATAA
- a CDS encoding carbohydrate ABC transporter permease translates to MTWLQKSTIYVLLIFFATIYSLPLLVMLSGSLKSPTEIQANPNQLIPQSWQWENYGAAIEAMPFWQYLSNTLVLCLGSVAGTLLSCSMAAYAFAKLKWWGRDKLFAVLIGTMLLPWHVTMIPRFLLLREVGLYNTLGALIVPTFLGDAFSIFLLRQFFRTIPEEISEAARIDGLSEWGIYWRIILPMSVPALATVGLFQFVAAWNDFSGPLLFLSNKDKFPLAYGLEQFVSSYADQTHLLLAAATLFTLPIVVLFFFAQKTFLKGIATTGLKD, encoded by the coding sequence ATGACCTGGCTACAGAAGTCGACGATCTATGTGCTGCTGATCTTCTTTGCGACGATTTATAGTTTGCCGCTGCTGGTGATGCTTTCTGGATCACTCAAGTCTCCCACAGAGATCCAGGCAAATCCTAATCAACTGATCCCCCAGTCTTGGCAATGGGAAAACTACGGGGCAGCGATAGAGGCGATGCCGTTCTGGCAGTACCTTTCCAACACGCTGGTGCTTTGCCTGGGCTCAGTCGCGGGAACGCTACTTTCGTGCTCGATGGCTGCTTATGCTTTCGCCAAGCTGAAGTGGTGGGGACGCGATAAGCTGTTTGCCGTGCTGATCGGCACGATGCTGCTTCCGTGGCACGTCACCATGATTCCCCGGTTCCTGCTGTTACGTGAAGTAGGCCTATACAACACGCTCGGGGCGCTAATCGTGCCTACGTTCCTGGGAGATGCGTTTTCGATCTTTCTGCTGCGGCAGTTCTTTCGTACTATCCCTGAAGAAATCAGCGAGGCGGCCCGGATCGACGGACTCTCGGAGTGGGGCATCTATTGGCGGATCATCCTGCCCATGTCGGTGCCGGCCTTAGCGACGGTTGGCCTGTTTCAGTTTGTTGCGGCGTGGAACGACTTCAGCGGTCCACTCCTGTTCCTGAGCAACAAGGACAAGTTCCCGCTGGCATACGGTCTTGAGCAGTTCGTCAGCAGCTACGCCGACCAAACACACCTGCTGTTGGCGGCGGCGACACTCTTCACGTTGCCGATCGTGGTCCTGTTCTTCTTCGCCCAGAAGACGTTCCTGAAAGGAATCGCGACGACTGGCCTCAAGGACTGA
- a CDS encoding RsmE family RNA methyltransferase — protein sequence MSERFFIEHPPTGAEVTFDEAESQHLAKVMRANVGDMVVGFDGKGMEYQIELTSVGKKKVVGSVRSQAEVSREASRRLTLAVALPKGDRQRWLVEKCVELGVARLIPLLTKRGVAQPVEKAIERLRRTVVEASKQCERNHLMAVDEGQTLEKVLASRPAASFLLHPSGEAIHHDAVVPASDVLALVGPEGGFTDEEVAEAAEHGCQIVSLGPRILRVETAALAMATLVTTVPGP from the coding sequence ATGTCAGAACGTTTTTTTATCGAGCATCCACCAACGGGCGCGGAAGTTACCTTCGACGAAGCCGAATCGCAGCATCTGGCCAAGGTAATGCGGGCCAATGTGGGTGACATGGTGGTTGGTTTTGACGGCAAGGGAATGGAATACCAGATTGAACTTACGTCGGTCGGGAAGAAAAAGGTTGTTGGATCGGTTCGTAGCCAAGCCGAAGTTTCCCGAGAAGCATCACGCCGGCTGACCTTGGCCGTTGCGCTTCCGAAGGGAGATCGACAACGCTGGCTGGTAGAGAAGTGCGTCGAATTGGGCGTAGCACGCTTGATTCCCCTGCTTACCAAGCGAGGCGTCGCTCAGCCGGTCGAAAAGGCCATCGAACGCCTTCGCCGCACGGTGGTCGAGGCCAGTAAACAGTGCGAACGAAATCACTTGATGGCGGTCGATGAAGGGCAAACGCTGGAAAAAGTCTTGGCCTCGCGACCGGCGGCTTCCTTCTTGCTTCATCCAAGTGGGGAAGCAATTCATCATGATGCCGTCGTGCCGGCGAGTGATGTTTTGGCGCTCGTTGGTCCGGAAGGGGGCTTCACGGATGAGGAAGTTGCCGAAGCGGCCGAGCATGGTTGTCAGATTGTTAGTCTCGGACCGCGGATTCTACGTGTCGAAACGGCAGCGCTCGCGATGGCTACTCTGGTGACGACTGTGCCTGGTCCTTAG